In the Trichoderma atroviride chromosome 4, complete sequence genome, TTTCTGATTTGACAACCCCTTTTCGGACGCTAATCGTTGCATCGATGATTTTAAACTGGCTTTCCAAGTTGAGAGATGGTGGAGCCTGCTTTCGGAGTAGAACTGTTTCAAGAAGTCGGGATTGGCTGTAGAAGATTGTCTTATCCTTGGATCCGAGAGTAACCAAGCATTGTGCTCCTCTGAGGTCATATGCTTGGGAGGTATCTTTGATGGATCTAGCAAGCTAGCAGGGTTGGGTGCCAGTTGCGCCTCAGATTCGACCTTGAATTCCCCATTATCTACAGCGTTTGCAGAATAGTCCATTTCATCCGACTTGGAGGTTACCAATCCACTTGCGTTTGGAAGTATGTCGACGGATCTCTCGACCTGTTGTCGACTAGGTACAGGAGATTTATCCAGGATCGGGCTCATCAGTTGGATTTGCGACTCAGCTTTTATTTGATCCGTATAAAAGCTATTTTCTGTCTGCTCTTTGTAACTGCGCCTTACGGGAGATGGGCTGGTTTGAGTAAGCCCACCGCTGTTACCAAACATCAAGACTTTTTGGCTTGGGCTTTCAGTTATGACTCGATAATCGGTCCACGGTAGAAGCTTGCCAGCTTTTATTGAGTCAACAATCCATGCGGGCTTCACGATTCTGTAACGGCTAAACTCAGCAGCTTTCTTTAGCGTTAAATTGGCGGTGATGATGTGAGTAGCCATGGTTTTTGAGTCAAGATATTGCAGAAAACCACCACCATGCTGCACAATATCGTGGTGAAGTCTGCCGTTAAACATGATATTAGCGTTGTCATGAGCAATGACTACGGAATGCAAAGAGACTACTCACACATGAAGGGGCGGCTGAGTGTAACCATTAACATGGGCAACGATGCCCTTGAATATTGGCGGCTTGTCGGACGAGGCGCGTATATCGGCATCCAGATTTTGAAGTTTAATCTTCTTTCGACGAAAGTAGTCGCCGAACCCACCGAATTCACTACCGCCATACTCGTCgccctcttcgtcatcaaaGACATGATTTTCAATGCGCTTCCTCACCGAGGAGGAGTTCTTTTCCAACGGGCCATTCATCTTGTGCAATTTCACAGGAACTACACTAGAGAGAGTTTGAAGCTGACGCTCATCGATTCGATTCCTGTTGGTGCACGACTTCACGTATCAAGAGCAACGGCCGTCTGTGAAGCCCCACAGTTCACTcaacaaagcagcagaaaggaGATGTTCGGCGCACTTGAGGCGGCATTTTCAGGGGTGCGGCAATCTGTGTTTCGCTTTATAAGCGGCTTATGCAAGGCTGCTCATGGCTTTTAAGCGGCAGCGTCtcgttggagatgttggaatACTTTGCGAGACTTGTGACGTGATGAGCGAAGATGCCGCGTTAAGTGGAGAAAAATGCTGCGCGCCTCTTACACGTCGTCCCGTGACCTTCCATTAAGTTTCCAGCGCCACAGCGAGCCTCGTCCAAGGCTACGAGCGGCTgcctttttacttttttccttgtttatTTGCTCTCGGAACTGCCAGCTTTCTTTACTGTTGGCATCCAAGCATTTTGCAATCATGAATAACGACCAATTTCGGAAATTGATGCTGGCCAATTCGGCCAAGCCGTCAAAAGATCGAGCTTCTCCCAAAGGCGCGAGCCCTAGCATGGATAAGGGATCATTAGGTTCTCGCCAACGAAGCAGCATCCCTATGACACCGTAAGCTACCTCAGTCAGAACCCGTTGGTTGAAAATGCTAATGCGCAGTTTTTAAGACGGTCATTAGGAAGCACACAAGCCGATTTCGCGCGACAACTAGCTGAGAGGAACCACGCGCTACATCCGCAAAAGAAGTTTAAATCATCCACGCCAAGGGGAGTGAAGCTGGGAACAGGGTATACCGACAGGTCACAAACTCGCGAGGACAACGAAGATGACCGGgaggagagattgaaggCGCTTGAAAAAGCTCTtaaagacgaagaaatcGACCAACCAACATACGAAAAGCTAAGATTCCAAATTGCAGGTGGAGATCTTGGGAGCACACATCTGGTAAAGGGACTCGATTTCAAGCTCCTTGAAAGGATACGCAAAGGCGAGGACGTCTACGGAAATAAGGAAccggaaaaggaagaagctgaagctgccgctgAAGACGTAGACGATGAATTCGACGAGCTCGAAGACCGAGACGTACAAGCAAtcgcaaaggaaaagggagaaaagaaaaagggcaatCTCTCAACCGTGGCTCTGGCTccgggaaagaagagaacaCGCGACCAGATTCTAGCGGAGCTAAAAGCAGCCCGGCTAGCAGCAAAGGAAGCGCAAGAATCAACTCTTGGAGACCGATTCAAGAAGATTggagcaaaacaaaaaccaGGAACACGAATCGAAAAAGACAGTAAAGGAAGGGAAGTTTTGATTATagtagatgaagatgggcatgagaaaaggaaggTTCGGAAGGTACAGCCCGAACAGGAAGATTCACGGGGCGGCCTTTTAATGCCAGACAAGGATGCCAAGCCGTTGGGTATGGAAGTTCCTGAACAATACcggaagaaagaggaggcagaggaagacgatggcgatgtgGATATCTTTGAAGATGCCGGTGACGACTACAATCCATTGGCCGGAGTGGAGGGATCTGACTCTGATtcggacgaagaagagagtgacAACAGCAAGCAGGAAGCAAGTAAGGAGGCCGGCACAAAAGAATCTATGCCACCCCCGCCAAAGCCGTCTCTTTCACAGCCAGAACGCCGCAACTACTTCAAAGATGCAAAGACGGGACTTATATCCAAGGAAGCCAACAAAGGGCCATCTATGTCTGACCCGGCAATATtggcagccatcaagaaggcaGCATCTCTCAGGCCCATCGAGCAAGAAGGTGAGGACGACAaagccaaggaagaggccaaagcgCTGGAAGAACGAAGGAAGAAGCTCCTTCAAATGCAGAGCCgtgacgacgatgacatCGACATGGGCTTTGGCACTAGTAGAtttgaggatgaggaagactTTGACGATTCGAAAGTCAAGCTGTCGAAGTGGGGCGATGACACCGGAGAAGAGGGTTCAAGTAGAGGCGACAAGTCAAAGCGGAAGAGGGGGCCGAAGAAGCGAAAAGGCGATGCCAACAGCGCGGCGGACGTGATGCGGGTCGTCGAGCAGCGCAAGAAGTCTGGATGATGACAACTTGCCGCGGGAGGCCGATAAGTCCAATTTGGTCAGCCGATTCGACAAGTCCTGCTTTACACGCGCAGTTGGCGGACAAAGTTTCTCATTTCGAACGGCCCCAGATTCTATAGCAGATGGATGAGCAAGCATTACCGCACTAGATACCCCAGTTATTGTTCAGCTTGAGAGAAATCGACCATCTATCGCGGAGCTCCGCGAGGGAGAATATAAAGGGTCCGGATCACGTGTAGCTACAGATACGGCTCCAGACGCCGACGTTTGCCAGCCGTCCTTGAAGTTCCCTCGAGGATGGAGTCTAGCGTCTCGGCTTGccacttttattattaaaatcCAGACGCCAATGACACAAACTTTCGGTTCCTGGCGATGCTAGTCCTGCTAGCATCACAATGCGAATGAGGGGTTGGATGGATTTGATGGCTCTCCCCCACTCTAGAGCCTTGCAGCtgcggagaaaaaaaagaagcggTCCTCTGACGCAGTGAGTTGCCAGCAGAAACCCTACAGTCAGATAGCCTACGCTACCACGTTTGGTCTGCGAGGCTCGCCGTCAACCGAGAGCGTGGCTGACTTCTCGATTTCGCCGTCTGGGGCTGTGGATTTCCGCGATTACGGAGCATTGAAAAGCGTATCGATCCCAACCCGAATTCATTCTCCCGCGCCCTTCCGTAACCTGAACAAAGCATAGCTATAAAGAGGCTTCTAAGATACCG is a window encoding:
- a CDS encoding uncharacterized protein (EggNog:ENOG41) produces the protein MNNDQFRKLMLANSAKPSKDRASPKGASPSMDKGSLGSRQRSSIPMTPRSLGSTQADFARQLAERNHALHPQKKFKSSTPRGVKLGTGYTDRSQTREDNEDDREERLKALEKALKDEEIDQPTYEKLRFQIAGGDLGSTHLVKGLDFKLLERIRKGEDVYGNKEPEKEEAEAAAEDVDDEFDELEDRDVQAIAKEKGEKKKGNLSTVALAPGKKRTRDQILAELKAARLAAKEAQESTLGDRFKKIGAKQKPGTRIEKDSKGREVLIIVDEDGHEKRKVRKVQPEQEDSRGGLLMPDKDAKPLGMEVPEQYRKKEEAEEDDGDVDIFEDAGDDYNPLAGVEGSDSDSDEEESDNSKQEASKEAGTKESMPPPPKPSLSQPERRNYFKDAKTGLISKEANKGPSMSDPAILAAIKKAASLRPIEQEGEDDKAKEEAKALEERRKKLLQMQSRDDDDIDMGFGTSRFEDEEDFDDSKVKLSKWGDDTGEEGSSRGDKSKRKRGPKKRKGDANSAADVMRVVEQRKKSG